A stretch of the Rodentibacter haemolyticus genome encodes the following:
- a CDS encoding MATE family efflux transporter: MNFRLLSAYHADIKKLIKIAFPILLAQIAQNSMGLVDTIMAGRVSSTDMAAISVGASIWLPLVLFGHGLLLALPPTVSYLNGSGQRHRIAHQIRQGIWIALLSSIPLGLFIYYSDFVLQFMEMEPRMAQIARDYLHAMLWGLPAYLLLINFRCLNDGIAKTKPAMVITFIGLMINIPLNYIFIYGKLGIPAFGAVGCGIATAIVNWSMCLMMIAYSYFNRQERQLKVFSKLIEKPNGTTLKKLFQLGLPIAIAICCEVALFAVTALLLSPLGATIVASHQIALNTSSFIFMFPMSIGMATTILVGQALGEASPPKAKNMAYAALMLGLTITVITAFTTIFFRYEIAEIFVTDKIVVSMAAGLLLLASIYQFSDTIQVVVSGVLRGYKDTKTILYITLFAYWMIGIPLGYTLARTDLLMPSIGAKGFWIAFVVALTFAAVLLFYRMRKTQSLTDEVLMTRLEKLK; encoded by the coding sequence ATGAATTTTCGTCTTTTATCCGCATATCATGCCGATATTAAAAAATTAATTAAAATCGCCTTTCCTATTTTGCTTGCACAAATTGCCCAAAATTCAATGGGACTTGTGGACACCATTATGGCGGGGCGCGTAAGTTCCACGGATATGGCGGCGATTTCGGTCGGTGCATCAATTTGGCTCCCCTTAGTATTATTCGGTCATGGTTTATTGCTTGCCTTGCCGCCCACCGTTTCTTATTTAAACGGTTCGGGACAACGCCACCGTATTGCACATCAAATTCGTCAAGGAATTTGGATTGCCCTTTTGAGTAGCATTCCGCTAGGGTTGTTTATTTATTACAGCGATTTTGTTTTGCAATTTATGGAAATGGAACCTCGTATGGCACAAATCGCTCGTGATTATTTACACGCGATGCTTTGGGGATTACCCGCTTATTTACTGCTCATCAATTTTCGCTGTTTAAATGATGGTATTGCTAAAACCAAACCGGCAATGGTCATTACCTTTATCGGTTTAATGATAAATATTCCTCTGAACTATATTTTTATTTACGGCAAACTCGGTATTCCGGCATTTGGTGCGGTGGGATGCGGTATTGCAACGGCAATCGTCAACTGGTCTATGTGTCTGATGATGATTGCTTATTCTTATTTTAATCGTCAAGAACGTCAATTAAAGGTATTCAGTAAACTTATTGAAAAACCCAATGGCACAACACTGAAAAAACTCTTTCAACTCGGTTTACCTATTGCTATCGCAATTTGCTGCGAAGTCGCACTTTTCGCTGTAACAGCCCTCCTTCTTTCGCCACTTGGCGCAACCATTGTGGCAAGTCATCAAATTGCACTGAACACCAGTTCCTTTATTTTTATGTTTCCGATGTCCATCGGTATGGCGACTACTATTCTGGTCGGACAAGCACTGGGCGAGGCTTCACCACCAAAAGCGAAGAATATGGCATATGCCGCATTAATGCTTGGATTAACCATCACGGTGATCACCGCATTTACTACGATTTTCTTCCGTTATGAAATTGCGGAGATTTTTGTGACAGATAAAATCGTGGTAAGTATGGCAGCAGGTTTACTCCTTCTTGCCTCTATTTATCAGTTTTCAGATACTATTCAGGTTGTCGTAAGCGGTGTGTTACGCGGTTATAAAGATACCAAAACAATCCTTTATATTACGCTTTTTGCTTACTGGATGATTGGCATTCCACTAGGTTATACATTGGCTCGAACTGATCTCTTGATGCCGAGCATTGGTGCGAAAGGTTTTTGGATTGCCTTTGTCGTTGCGCTTACCTTTGCGGCGGTATTATTATTTTACCGAATGAGAAAAACCCAAAGTTTGACTGATGAAGTGCTAATGACAAGATTAGAAAAACTCAAATAG
- a CDS encoding TonB-dependent receptor: protein MAFKHSIIYTALFAGISISAVAETDTDSEVILEQVNVVTELEKAKAAGEKQKEIVNLSLLGRQTAFTSPISVVNYDEKAFEDKSPRNVVDALSKTDASVMNFGGETNTLSGLYVRNLQLDMRQVSVNGLAGLYSTYNSPTAAVSSAQLIKGASTATTGMDPEGSAGASMNIETKRATDEPINKLGFGWYSNNRLEETFDFGRRFGENKEWGVRINGKYRDGDTARENYDERNKEFAIGADYRGDKLRVGVDYMYTKRATHGGRARLQDMQDLGFNVPVAPNGKTNLTPRWIGQTTEDQTIMGTFEYDLPYNMMLSGGIGHMESKYSGSFGQITKLKSNGDFNITGIRGIDFRSRTTSGNLKLQGEFETGALLHNWNVAFDTVVRQRDHDQSSKTNGQLTGSSIYHPTFGALSPNNFDLTPNKQGVDNKLSAHSLALADTVGVFDNTLRLTLGGRFQWIKQLNKTTGKEVSSDRFSPMVALVYVPNPNLVFYGNYLEDLEPGNVDPDTGEMNSPRVSRQLEVGVRKNWGEQFTTTLSVYEIRRPGIIRGNKPSLAARAGKEQGKERNRGIEFNAYANLLEGKLRPSLGFTYNQAKVFDFPTYADTIVNGVQVTSPRWIAKAGIEWDTPFIQGLTLNSAIQYYGKSYQDTAANYHLPSYTTVDFGAKYGMKLDEKQTITFRAGIENAFNKHYWQVQRGMYERSFAVLGMPRTYWVKAEYSF from the coding sequence ATGGCATTCAAACATAGCATTATTTACACCGCACTTTTTGCCGGTATTTCTATTTCTGCCGTGGCAGAAACCGACACGGATTCCGAAGTTATATTGGAACAAGTTAATGTCGTCACCGAATTAGAAAAAGCTAAGGCGGCAGGCGAAAAACAAAAAGAAATCGTAAACTTAAGTTTACTCGGTCGGCAAACGGCATTCACCTCCCCTATCTCTGTCGTCAACTACGATGAAAAAGCTTTTGAAGATAAATCTCCCCGCAATGTTGTTGATGCACTTTCCAAAACCGATGCTTCAGTAATGAATTTCGGTGGTGAAACCAACACGCTTTCCGGTTTATATGTAAGAAACCTGCAACTTGATATGCGCCAAGTCAGCGTTAATGGGTTAGCGGGATTATATTCCACTTATAATTCTCCGACTGCCGCAGTTTCATCCGCTCAATTAATTAAAGGGGCTTCCACAGCAACAACAGGAATGGATCCTGAAGGTTCGGCAGGAGCTTCAATGAATATTGAAACGAAGCGTGCAACCGATGAACCGATTAACAAATTAGGTTTCGGTTGGTATAGCAATAATCGTTTAGAAGAAACCTTTGATTTTGGACGCCGTTTTGGTGAAAACAAAGAATGGGGTGTTCGAATCAACGGGAAATATCGTGACGGCGATACGGCACGTGAAAATTATGATGAGCGTAACAAAGAATTTGCTATTGGTGCGGATTATCGTGGCGATAAACTGCGTGTAGGCGTAGATTATATGTACACCAAACGCGCCACGCACGGTGGACGTGCTCGTTTACAAGATATGCAAGATCTCGGTTTCAACGTACCGGTTGCACCTAATGGCAAAACGAATTTAACCCCTCGTTGGATTGGTCAAACCACCGAAGATCAAACCATTATGGGAACATTTGAATACGACCTTCCTTACAATATGATGTTATCGGGTGGTATCGGTCATATGGAATCCAAATATTCCGGTTCATTTGGTCAAATAACCAAACTTAAATCCAATGGCGATTTCAATATTACCGGGATTCGCGGCATTGATTTTCGCTCTCGTACCACAAGCGGTAACTTAAAACTACAAGGTGAATTTGAAACCGGTGCACTATTACATAATTGGAATGTCGCCTTTGATACGGTTGTTCGCCAGCGTGATCATGATCAAAGTTCAAAAACAAACGGACAGCTAACCGGCAGCTCGATTTATCACCCGACCTTTGGTGCATTATCTCCAAATAATTTTGATTTAACTCCGAATAAGCAAGGGGTTGATAACAAACTTAGCGCTCACAGTTTAGCCCTTGCCGATACGGTTGGTGTTTTTGATAATACCCTTCGTTTAACATTGGGCGGACGTTTTCAATGGATCAAACAACTAAACAAAACCACCGGGAAAGAAGTGAGCTCCGATCGCTTTAGCCCAATGGTTGCATTAGTCTACGTTCCCAACCCGAATTTAGTATTCTACGGTAACTATTTAGAAGATCTTGAGCCGGGTAATGTCGATCCCGATACCGGTGAAATGAATAGCCCGCGTGTAAGCCGCCAACTTGAGGTAGGTGTTCGCAAAAACTGGGGCGAGCAATTCACCACAACATTAAGCGTTTATGAAATTCGCCGTCCCGGAATTATCCGTGGTAACAAGCCTTCTTTAGCAGCAAGAGCCGGCAAAGAACAGGGCAAAGAGCGCAATCGTGGTATTGAATTTAATGCCTATGCAAATCTTCTTGAAGGGAAACTACGTCCATCACTTGGCTTTACCTATAACCAAGCAAAAGTTTTCGACTTCCCGACTTATGCCGATACCATTGTAAATGGCGTTCAAGTTACCAGCCCACGCTGGATTGCCAAAGCCGGAATTGAATGGGATACGCCTTTCATTCAGGGTTTAACGTTAAATAGTGCGATTCAATACTATGGAAAAAGTTATCAAGATACGGCGGCAAATTATCACTTACCATCCTATACAACTGTCGATTTCGGTGCAAAATATGGTATGAAATTGGATGAAAAACAAACGATTACCTTCCGTGCAGGCATCGAAAATGCATTCAACAAACACTACTGGCAAGTACAGCGAGGAATGTATGAGCGTAGCTTTGCCGTATTGGGTATGCCTCGTACTTATTGGGTAAAAGCGGAATACTCATTTTAA
- a CDS encoding ABC transporter ATP-binding protein/permease — MNWQTELNNSLSWILTALFWVVIGFILTLTALKQTAFGKKFWRITAPSVTKQNHLKIIGILLLLFLMILLEVRFSVLNSFFYNGLYSSMQELNADKFWFFAKLNAFLVLVQVIHSIADYFLRQVFEIRWLESLNAILVKRWLENKKYYRLKYERDLPDNIDQRIEQDAREFISSTVQIVRGMINSVLTTIEFTIILWSLSGMLSLFGINIEKGVVFFIYAFIIFATLMSVWIGHPLIKLNFNKEKLNGDYRYSLIRVRDNAESIAFYHGEPKERMLLKSKFSQIIHNRWAIVLKMLGLDGFNNGVTRVAKLLPLMLQAPRFFTGQIKLGDMHQTVQAFNRLMTALSFFRLFYEEFTVYQARLNRLYGFMTKLDELDNSEITQPYICSNRVALKDFGVKDEQGRILLNNINIVLESGDALLIQGASGTGKTTLLKAVAGIYPFETIGCAEHPCMGSLFLPQRPYMPQGRLREAICYPNINPHHPELEQTLYDCNLEKYLHSLDTENDWQAILSPGELQRVAFIRILLTKPDVVFLDETTSALDEANEYSLYQIIKERLPNMIILSIGHRSTLHQFHNKQLKLEVCIV, encoded by the coding sequence ATGAACTGGCAAACCGAACTCAATAACAGTTTAAGCTGGATTTTGACCGCACTTTTCTGGGTGGTTATCGGCTTTATTCTTACCCTAACGGCATTAAAGCAAACCGCTTTCGGCAAAAAATTTTGGCGAATTACCGCTCCTTCTGTAACCAAGCAAAATCACCTCAAAATCATCGGCATACTGCTGCTATTATTTCTTATGATTCTGCTTGAAGTGCGGTTTAGCGTACTTAACTCTTTCTTTTACAACGGCTTGTATAGTTCAATGCAAGAACTGAATGCCGATAAATTTTGGTTTTTTGCTAAGCTCAACGCATTCTTGGTGCTTGTACAGGTCATTCATTCCATAGCCGATTATTTTCTGCGTCAAGTATTTGAAATTCGCTGGTTAGAAAGCCTTAATGCAATACTGGTAAAACGCTGGTTAGAAAATAAAAAATACTATCGCCTAAAATACGAACGGGATTTACCCGATAATATCGATCAGCGTATTGAACAAGATGCCCGTGAGTTTATTAGCAGCACGGTACAAATCGTTCGCGGAATGATCAATTCAGTTCTCACCACTATTGAATTTACCATTATTCTCTGGTCACTCTCGGGAATGCTGAGTTTGTTCGGCATAAATATAGAAAAAGGTGTCGTATTCTTTATTTACGCCTTTATTATTTTCGCCACGCTAATGTCCGTTTGGATCGGACATCCTCTGATTAAACTGAACTTTAATAAAGAAAAACTCAACGGCGACTATCGTTATTCTTTAATTCGGGTGCGTGATAATGCGGAGAGTATCGCTTTTTATCACGGCGAACCGAAAGAACGGATGTTACTGAAAAGTAAGTTTTCTCAAATTATTCATAACCGCTGGGCAATCGTTCTAAAAATGCTCGGATTAGATGGTTTTAATAACGGAGTAACCCGAGTTGCCAAACTCTTGCCTTTAATGCTACAAGCTCCTCGTTTTTTCACAGGGCAAATCAAACTTGGCGATATGCACCAAACCGTGCAGGCATTTAATCGATTAATGACTGCACTTTCTTTCTTCCGTTTATTTTATGAAGAATTTACCGTTTACCAAGCCCGATTAAATCGTCTTTACGGATTTATGACAAAATTAGACGAATTGGATAATTCAGAAATCACTCAGCCCTACATTTGCTCCAATCGTGTTGCATTGAAAGATTTCGGGGTGAAAGATGAGCAAGGACGCATTTTATTAAATAACATCAATATCGTCCTTGAAAGCGGTGATGCCTTACTGATTCAAGGAGCATCCGGAACGGGAAAAACCACATTATTAAAAGCCGTTGCAGGTATTTATCCCTTTGAAACCATCGGCTGTGCCGAACACCCTTGTATGGGGAGCCTATTCCTGCCTCAGCGTCCTTATATGCCTCAAGGCAGGCTACGTGAGGCAATTTGTTATCCGAATATAAATCCCCACCATCCGGAACTTGAACAAACCCTATATGATTGCAACTTAGAAAAATATCTTCATAGCCTTGATACCGAAAATGACTGGCAAGCCATTTTATCACCGGGTGAACTACAACGGGTCGCTTTTATTCGTATTTTGCTAACCAAACCGGACGTGGTTTTCCTTGATGAAACCACCTCTGCATTGGACGAAGCAAACGAGTATTCGCTCTATCAAATTATCAAAGAACGTTTACCGAATATGATCATTCTCAGCATAGGACACCGCAGCACCCTTCACCAATTCCACAACAAACAACTGAAATTGGAAGTGTGTATTGTGTAG